The Neorhodopirellula lusitana sequence AACCAAACAGCCGTGCTATTTTGGCCGCGGCCGGATAGTTCAACTTATCCGGTGTGTCGCGTGGAGTGTGGTAATCCTCGTGAGCCCCCGTGAACGCGGCCAAGATTGGCACCTTGCGAGCCACAAACGCCGATGCATCGGTGGGCAACCGAGTGCTGGTTTTGTCCAATTGAATCGGCAATCCAACCGGCACATTGCGACGTCCCACTTCACCCGCAAAGCCCGGTGACGATCCAATCCCTTGCACGATCAACTTGTCTTTCAATCGCCCCACCATGTCCAAATTCAAATAGACTCCCACCGCATCCCCCAGCGACGCGGCATCAGGGGTCATCCCATGTGCATGCGCCATCGCCACCGCGTCGGGGTCGACCGGAGTCATGGGCGCTTCGGGATACAGCGTGGCAAACTCATCGACGAACGCTTGTGAACCAAACAGCCCCAACTCTTCGCCACTCCAAGCTGCCACCATCAAATCGTGTCGCATCTTCAGCTTGCCTGATCGCTTGTCCGCCGCGATCGATTGAGCAATCTCCAGCATCGCAGCCACACCGCTGGCGTTGTCATCCGCCCCTACGTGAATCTGCCCTTCCTCATCATCGCGTGCCAATGAGCTGCTGCCGCCACGGCCAAGGTGATCGATGTGCGCGCCAACCATCACCACAGGATACGTCGCCCCATTGTCTTTCGCGGGCAACCGAGCGATCACGTTTCGTCCTTCTCCAGTACGCCGAATGACCTCCAAGTTAGCACTCACTTTCACACCATCAATCGGAATCCCCATCGCCAAGGAACCGTCATCGAGTCCCTTTTGAACTTCCGCCAAATCCTCACCACTCTTGGCAAAGATTTCATCAGCCAGTTCATTGCTGATCGAAATCGCTGCGATGCTGACTTGGGCCTGAGACGCATTGGCGTCAAACCGAATCAATTGTCGCGATACCTGACTGGTCGGCCCCGCCACAAAGAGCACGCCCTTGGCACCCTGATCGCGAGCGATTGTCACCTTCCGTCGCGGATCGCCGTAGCGTGCCATGCGTTGTCGCTGTTCCGGTGCAATGTCTTGCGGCAAATCCCGTAACACCATTACCCATTTGTCCATCACATCCAAATGGACATAACTGTCGTACTCGTCGTTCTCTTCATCACCAGGGACCTGCAAACCGTAGCCAGCGAACACAACATCACCGGCCGGAATCTCACCCACTTGCGAGAACGACAACGGCACCCAATCTTTGTTCAATTCAGTGCTGGATTGCTTCGCGGGTTCTCCTTCGTTCGGTGACAACGCGACCGTCAACTGGTTGCTTTCCCCCAGCGTCGACCCCGCTGGAAACTCAAATGTGTGAAAGAACGAGCCATCCTTTCCGGCCGGTTCAAAGCCCAGCGATTCCAGGTACGCCGCAACGTAAGCTGTCGCTCGTTTCTCACCTTCGGTGCCCGTCATCCGCCCGCCCAATTCCGGACGAGTTAGGTAGTCAACGTGCCGCATCACGTCGCGATCTCGATACTCCGGGGCAGTGGACTGCAACGCCTCGCGAGCGATCTCGGCATCCACATTCTTGGATGATCCATCGTCCTGGCTCAAACCCAACAGCTTTCGAGCGACCGCGTCGTTGAAGTCCGCCAAGTAAATCTGCGAAGTGCCCTTCTTCGGCTTCCCGTCCTCGGTCGCCAAACTTCCGTCCGCATTCAAAACACGCGTGCTGGTCCAGGAAAGTTGCTCACCGCTGGGCAAGAACACAGGCAAGCCGTCAAAGCCCGGCGTCGTTGTGACTCGCACCGGTTCGCCTTCGCCATCCGCCCGCACCAGGTACAGTTCGAAGTTGGCGAACCCGTGCCGATTGGTCGTAAAAATCAGATAGTCACCACTGGGATGAAAGTACGGTGCCCAGCTCATGGCCGACAAACTCGTCAACCTTCGCACGTTGGTCCCATCGACATTCATCGTGAAGATTTCAGCAGTCGCCCCATCGGGCGAAAATCGTCGCCAACAAATCTTCTGTCCATCAGGTGAAAAGAACGGCCCCCCATCGTATCCCGGCTCTTCAGTCAGCCGGCGAACATTCGTGCCGTCCGCGTTCATCAGATACAAATCAATCATGAACGCCGGATCACGCTCAAACAGCTCCCGTTCTCGATCGGTCAACTCCCGCTGATACGCCTGTCGATTCGACGCAAAAACAATTTGCTTTCCATCCGGGCTGTAACTTGCTTCGGCGTCATAACCTTCCGCATCGGTCAGCCGAGTCAGCCCTTGGGTCGTGCCCTCTTTGATCTCACTCAAATCGGCCGCGTACAGTTCGTAGTTCTTGTCGTAGTCCCAGCTGTAGCGACGCTCCTTTCCCGACGCACGAATCTCCAGCTCCTCTTTCTGTTTGGACTTCGCTTGCGAATCTTCATGCGTGCTAGAGAACAACGCGATTTCGCCGCCGGGGTGAATCCAACTGCAAGTCGTTTTACCGAAACCTGGACTGACCTTTTGCAAGTCTCCCGTTTCCAGATCCATCAGGTAGATTTGATAGAACGGATTGGCCGGATCTCGTTCGCTTTGAAAAATCATCCGTGAGCCGTCCGCACTGAAATACCCCTCACCCGCCCGGCGACCTTCAAAAGTCAATAGCCGCGTGTTGGAAAGCAACTCGGACTCTCGTTCAGCATCATCCGATACCGATGCGGTAGCGGTTTTCAATGACGCATCCTGGGCCGCCAGCGGACTGACCCAAGAAACCAACGGATTGGCCCAGGCAAGAAACAAGACAACCAAAAACGGAATCGGCTTGGCAAAACGTAGATCGGTCATTCAAATTTTTTGAGAGTGAGAAAGAGCTAGCGCTGTCCGCTTCAAACAATCAAACGGTCCAGCCATCCTGTAGCGGGTGGTTCATCTGCGAGTATCAGCGAATCGCATGATTCAATAGCTCTAGTCTACGAATTGACTTGCCGTTTGGCTCCCCGTGCCCCCACGATTCTTCAAAAACACAAATCCACCCCCTTCACTCTGATCAACTGTCTTTCCACGAAAAAACAAAGACGTGGGTTTTAGCAGGCCCTCAAGCATGCCTGGACGACAACAAAGACCGAGGACAAATCCAAAAGAAGATGCTGTGGGACCGACTGCAGCAGGCATGCAACACGCAGCCTCTCCACTAGGACGAATTTCGGATTGGGAAGTCACGAACAACCAAGCCCATTCGGATTCAGCAAGCCGCTTCGAGCGAACGTGCGCCCCGTAAACAGATCAGTCCTTCGCTCCAACGTTGGAACAAGTCCAATCTTTCAGACTCGGCTTCAAAAACACGAACGTCGCTTTGATTGTGCCGCTGGTCTTCTCGGACCAACCCAAACAGCGTGCGATACTCCGCTGCGGGCACTACGTCGTCCGCGGACACGCCGGGATCGACCCGAACCGTCACTTCAAACCGGTAAATCTGCAACCACCCCGGACGCTGGATCGCAATCAGCCGGACGGCCTGAAACTTCGCTGAACCACCAAAATAGCCGTTACGAGACAGGTGGTGCCGAATCGAGTTTTCCATCTGCTTGTCGCCGCACCAATCATCCCAACTTTGACGAAGTGACTTCAGCCAGTTCATTGCAAACCAATCAATCGAGTAGAGCCAAACAGAAACGAATAAACCAAGCCGGGTCAGTCCAATCCTGGGGGAGGGCAGGCCGAACCGAACCGAACCGAACCGAACCGAACCGAACCGAACCGAACAGGGCAGGGCAGGGCAGGGCAGTACGCTGCAAGGCAGTATGCTCCGGCAGCAAGCCCCCACCCACGATTCCTACGAATTGCCAGATCCAAGAATTGCCAGTTACAGGGATCGCCAGATCCAGGAATCACCAGTGAAAAAAATCGCCAGCAACGACGAGCGACTATTCGAAGTGCGTCTCTTCGACCTGCGGCAGGTCCTCGAGTGACTCCAAACCCAACAACACCAACAGTCGTTCAGCCGGATAGAACCGCGACACCAGTTTCTGCTTCTTTTTCTTCGCCTTGCTGTCTTCCTGTGTTGCGGGCGGCTCGCCATCTTCCGGCTCACGCTTCATTTCAATCAAACGCCGACGCACCATTTGGTTCAACAACGGACCACTATCTCGGCCTCGTAGGTCAGTGCACTGCTGTGAAGTAATCCCCGGCTGATAAGCGACTAAAGACAACACCTCAATGGCGGTTTGATTCAGCCGCGTTTCGCGAACTTTCCCCGTGAACACATGCCGCATCGACTCCACCTCAGGAGCCACCACCATCCGGTACCCACCTTCGTCTTGAACCACCCGGATTCCTTGCCGTTGTTCGCGATAGGAGGCATTCAATTCCGCAATAATTTCCTCGACTTCATCCGGCGTCATGTTCCGCATGATCGAAGCCAAGCGAGTGGGAGAAATCGAATCCCCGGAAGGCTGGCCAACAAAGAGAGCTGCTTCGATGATCGCTAACGGAGTCGCAGCCGCTTCCGGCTCGTCTTCCGAAGGCGTCTCGTCCCAATCCTGTTCGTCGTCGCTCACCTCCTCATGTTCCTCGGCTGCCTTGGCCGCGTTTTCAGCCTCCGCTTTCGCCTGCGCCGCGATCAAATGCTCTCGCTGCAAAACCTCGCCCGGTTCGATTCCGGGGGTGTCTTCATCCGAGTCGGCTTGAGCGACAATGTGACGGTACGCCTCACCCAGTTCCTCGAGCGAAAAAGCATCCTCGTCATCCTCAAAATCTCCCGCTTCAAGATCATCGTCGCCCACTTCATCGCCAACACCGCCATCCTCATCGTCTACAGACGGTTCCGCACCATGGTCGGCCAGATCGCTCGACGCTTCCGTTTCCACATTCCCCGACTCAGCGTTTCCGGAATCGACATTGCTGGAATCGCTACCGTCTGACTCCGCACCTTCCAGATCATCACCTTCCAGATCATCACCCTCCAATTCAGGATCGTTCGGTTCTTCGGATTCCTTAACCATCTTGTGACGCATCCTTCTTTTTGGGTGATTCCGTGCCAGCGTTATTGGTCGGTGGCATCGCAAATCCAACCTGACTGTTGGCTTGATTCAGTTCCGCCCGCAATTGCTTCATGCCCCGATGCAGCAAGCCAGCGATCGCACCGGTTGTTTTGCCAAGAGCCTCGGCCACTTCCGCCAATTTCAGCCCCTCCAAATAGTGCAGCTCGATCGCATGCCGCTGATCGTCCGGCAATCGCTCTACCGCAGTGACCAATCCCGATAGGTTCTCGCCCACGACCGCCACTTGGCTGGGGGTAGCCTGATCGGCGCTCAACAACCCCTCTAGCCGCATCGACGACTGGGCCAGCTTTTGCTCCATGGACTGCTCGCGGCGAACGTCCCGTTTATCCCGGTGCATGTCGCGGTCGAGGTGACAAATTTGGCGAACCAAAATCTGCCGCAACCAACCTCTCAATTCCGCCTCGGTGCCCCCACGGAACTGCCCCAACGCCCCAACCGCCTGCATCATCGCCTGCTGAACAATGTCCGAAGCCCCCAATTTTGCCTGATAAGCAGCCCGCATGTGGGTCCGAGCCAACATCCGCAAATACGGCTCATAGCGAGTAATCACGTCTGGGTCCGACGTGTCGACAGGTGGCGAATGAGCCCCGAAATTCTCAGATTGGGATGCGGTGGGTTCAGACATGGCCAGGAGGATTTGAAAAAAAGGGCGGTTTAAGCGGCCAAAACGAAGCGAAACAGCTGGACACCACAACTGAACTACGCTCGGTCAGCCCATCCCGCTACAGTAACGAATAAAGGAAGTACGAGAGGGAATTCAATGGCACGCGAAGCAATTTACCAACAATCCGATCCCGAACGAAAATCCGGCGAGCAATCCAGCTCCGCTGCCGGTGCCGACGGCGCCTCGCCCCACGACGGAGCGGACAGCGTCGAGGGCCAGGTCCCCAAAACGCGACCCGACGCCGATGGCAAGCTACGCCCACGTCGAATGGACGAAATGGTCGGCCAGCGCGACGTCATCGAACGCCTCAAAATTGCCATTGATGCCGCCACTTCCCGCAGCGAACCGCTCGGACACATTCTGTTCGACGGACCTCCCGGGCTAGGAAAAACCACCTTTGCCACCGTCATCCCCAACGAAATGAACACCTCCGTTCAAATGGCCAACGGTGCCGGCTTGCGAGCCCCCAAGGATTTGCTGCCTTACCTAACCAACGTCTCCGAAGGCTCGGTGCTGTTCATTGACGAGATCCACCGGGTCCCTAAGGCGGTCGAAGAGTACCTCTACACCGCGATGGAAGACTTTCGCATCGACGTGGTTTTGGGTGACGGTGTCAACGCGAGAACATTGAACCTGGAACTCAAACCGTTCACCTTAATCGGCGCGACCACCCGAGCCGGCATGCTGAGCGCGCCGCTGCGAGATCGGTTTCAAATCCGCGAACACCTGGGCTGGTACACCCGCGCCGAACTGGCCGAGATCGTTCATCGCAACGCCAAGAAACTTTCCGTCGTCGTCGACGATGGCACCGCCGACATGATCGCCGATCGCAGTCGCAGCACACCGCGTTTGGCCAACAACCGCTTGCTATGGGTTCGCGACTACGCCCAAAGTAAAGCCGACGGTAAGTTCGATCGCGAAATCACGCGAGCCGCATTGGACATGATCGGAATCGACGAACTGGGACTCGATAAACAGGACCGCAACTACCTCGACACGCTGATGCGAGTTTTCCTAGGCGGACCGGCCGGACTCGATGCAATCGCGCACACGATGAACGTGAGCAGCGACACCCTCGAAGACGAGGTCGAACCGTTCCTGCTAAGAAGCGAACTGCTAGTTCGCACCCGACGTGGTCGCCTGGCAACGCCCAAGTCCTACGAACACATGAAACGCCCGATGCCTGATATCTAGGGGCCTGATATCTAGGGGCCCGATATCTAGGGGCCCGATATCTGGGGGCCCGATATCTGGGGGCCCGATATCTGGGGGCCCGATATTTGATTTTGGGGCCCCAGTATCAGGGGACCCGAAAGTCAGGCGTGAAAGACAGGGCGATGTAGCCAAGCCGTGAAAACTGACTTGGTTACGATTTCGCAAGTTCTTGATTGCTGACTTGTTCCTCGGATTCGGCGTGGAACCATCCGCTGGTCTTCAAACAGAACTTCACCAACGCCAACATCAGTGGCACTTCGATCAACACGCCCACGACGGTCGCCAAGGCTGCCCCCGAAGACAAGCCATACAACATGGTTGCGGTCGCGATCGCGACTTCAAAGTGATTCGATGCACCGATCATGGCGGTGGGAGCAGCACTCTCGTAGCTAAATCCAAATGCCTTGGACAACCCGTAGCCCAGTGCGAAAATCAAGATCGTTTGAATGGTCAACGGAATCGCGATCCAAAGAATCGTCAACGGGTTGGCAACGATGGTCTCTCCCTTGAACGAGAACAACAAAACCAAAGTGGCCAGCAACGCCGTCGTTGTCACCGGTGAGAGATACCGCAAGAACCGATCCTTAAACCACGCTTCTCCCTTCGTTGCGATCAACCATCTTCGCGTCAGATACCCCGTTACCAACGGCAACGCCACGTAAATCGCGATCGACAGCAACAAGGCTTTCCAAGGCACTGGAAGTTGGCCAACCCCCAACAAGAAGCCTCCTAGCAATCCGTACAAAACCAGCATCATCAGCGAATTGATTGCAACCATCACCAACGTATGCCCGTCGTTCCCTTTGGCGAGATACCCCCAAACCAAAACCATCGCCGTGCAAGGTGCGATCCCCAGCAGAATGCATCCCGCTAAATAACTTCGCCACAGCGGAACCTCAAGCATCGTTACCCCGTCGACCAAAACGGCTTTTCCGGCTCCGTAAGTTGCGCCGACTTCGAGCTCAGCTCCCAAGGGAGCTTTGACGTAATCGATTGCGTCAGGGCCAATCATTCCTAAGAAAACAGTTCCTAGGAAGAAACTTGCGATTGCATACATCGTGAATGGTTTCACGGCCCAGTTGATAAAGATTGTCAGCGAAACGGGCCCCATTGCTTTACCAGCACGAACCACTTCGCCAAAGTCAATCTTGACCATGATCGGGAACATCATGAAGAACAAGCAAATCGCGATTGGAATCGAGACCACGGGTGCGTCACCCGAATAGATCGCCATGGCATCGAGAGACTTGGCCAATCCCGGTGCAATCTTTCCCAGTGCGATTCCGCCGACAATACACAGTCCAACCCACACCGTCAGATAGCGTTCA is a genomic window containing:
- a CDS encoding M20/M25/M40 family metallo-hydrolase; this translates as MTDLRFAKPIPFLVVLFLAWANPLVSWVSPLAAQDASLKTATASVSDDAERESELLSNTRLLTFEGRRAGEGYFSADGSRMIFQSERDPANPFYQIYLMDLETGDLQKVSPGFGKTTCSWIHPGGEIALFSSTHEDSQAKSKQKEELEIRASGKERRYSWDYDKNYELYAADLSEIKEGTTQGLTRLTDAEGYDAEASYSPDGKQIVFASNRQAYQRELTDRERELFERDPAFMIDLYLMNADGTNVRRLTEEPGYDGGPFFSPDGQKICWRRFSPDGATAEIFTMNVDGTNVRRLTSLSAMSWAPYFHPSGDYLIFTTNRHGFANFELYLVRADGEGEPVRVTTTPGFDGLPVFLPSGEQLSWTSTRVLNADGSLATEDGKPKKGTSQIYLADFNDAVARKLLGLSQDDGSSKNVDAEIAREALQSTAPEYRDRDVMRHVDYLTRPELGGRMTGTEGEKRATAYVAAYLESLGFEPAGKDGSFFHTFEFPAGSTLGESNQLTVALSPNEGEPAKQSSTELNKDWVPLSFSQVGEIPAGDVVFAGYGLQVPGDEENDEYDSYVHLDVMDKWVMVLRDLPQDIAPEQRQRMARYGDPRRKVTIARDQGAKGVLFVAGPTSQVSRQLIRFDANASQAQVSIAAISISNELADEIFAKSGEDLAEVQKGLDDGSLAMGIPIDGVKVSANLEVIRRTGEGRNVIARLPAKDNGATYPVVMVGAHIDHLGRGGSSSLARDDEEGQIHVGADDNASGVAAMLEIAQSIAADKRSGKLKMRHDLMVAAWSGEELGLFGSQAFVDEFATLYPEAPMTPVDPDAVAMAHAHGMTPDAASLGDAVGVYLNLDMVGRLKDKLIVQGIGSSPGFAGEVGRRNVPVGLPIQLDKTSTRLPTDASAFVARKVPILAAFTGAHEDYHTPRDTPDKLNYPAAAKIARLFGLLTRGYLAADATPAFELDEGPASQEVPRARLTAYLGTIPDYAAGDIKGLKLSGVGSEGPAEKAGLRGGDVIVELAGRKIEDIYDYTYAIEALKIGQEVKIIVQRDGKPVELNITPGSRD
- a CDS encoding SMC-Scp complex subunit ScpB, which gives rise to MVKESEEPNDPELEGDDLEGDDLEGAESDGSDSSNVDSGNAESGNVETEASSDLADHGAEPSVDDEDGGVGDEVGDDDLEAGDFEDDEDAFSLEELGEAYRHIVAQADSDEDTPGIEPGEVLQREHLIAAQAKAEAENAAKAAEEHEEVSDDEQDWDETPSEDEPEAAATPLAIIEAALFVGQPSGDSISPTRLASIMRNMTPDEVEEIIAELNASYREQRQGIRVVQDEGGYRMVVAPEVESMRHVFTGKVRETRLNQTAIEVLSLVAYQPGITSQQCTDLRGRDSGPLLNQMVRRRLIEMKREPEDGEPPATQEDSKAKKKKQKLVSRFYPAERLLVLLGLESLEDLPQVEETHFE
- a CDS encoding sigma-70 family RNA polymerase sigma factor codes for the protein MSEPTASQSENFGAHSPPVDTSDPDVITRYEPYLRMLARTHMRAAYQAKLGASDIVQQAMMQAVGALGQFRGGTEAELRGWLRQILVRQICHLDRDMHRDKRDVRREQSMEQKLAQSSMRLEGLLSADQATPSQVAVVGENLSGLVTAVERLPDDQRHAIELHYLEGLKLAEVAEALGKTTGAIAGLLHRGMKQLRAELNQANSQVGFAMPPTNNAGTESPKKKDASQDG
- the ruvB gene encoding Holliday junction branch migration DNA helicase RuvB translates to MAREAIYQQSDPERKSGEQSSSAAGADGASPHDGADSVEGQVPKTRPDADGKLRPRRMDEMVGQRDVIERLKIAIDAATSRSEPLGHILFDGPPGLGKTTFATVIPNEMNTSVQMANGAGLRAPKDLLPYLTNVSEGSVLFIDEIHRVPKAVEEYLYTAMEDFRIDVVLGDGVNARTLNLELKPFTLIGATTRAGMLSAPLRDRFQIREHLGWYTRAELAEIVHRNAKKLSVVVDDGTADMIADRSRSTPRLANNRLLWVRDYAQSKADGKFDREITRAALDMIGIDELGLDKQDRNYLDTLMRVFLGGPAGLDAIAHTMNVSSDTLEDEVEPFLLRSELLVRTRRGRLATPKSYEHMKRPMPDI
- the arsB gene encoding ACR3 family arsenite efflux transporter; its protein translation is MDNTPTCPGQDSPSTASGMGFFERYLTVWVGLCIVGGIALGKIAPGLAKSLDAMAIYSGDAPVVSIPIAICLFFMMFPIMVKIDFGEVVRAGKAMGPVSLTIFINWAVKPFTMYAIASFFLGTVFLGMIGPDAIDYVKAPLGAELEVGATYGAGKAVLVDGVTMLEVPLWRSYLAGCILLGIAPCTAMVLVWGYLAKGNDGHTLVMVAINSLMMLVLYGLLGGFLLGVGQLPVPWKALLLSIAIYVALPLVTGYLTRRWLIATKGEAWFKDRFLRYLSPVTTTALLATLVLLFSFKGETIVANPLTILWIAIPLTIQTILIFALGYGLSKAFGFSYESAAPTAMIGASNHFEVAIATATMLYGLSSGAALATVVGVLIEVPLMLALVKFCLKTSGWFHAESEEQVSNQELAKS